In the Triticum aestivum cultivar Chinese Spring chromosome 2B, IWGSC CS RefSeq v2.1, whole genome shotgun sequence genome, TGGTCCTGCCAAACGAGGGGCGTGAGGagcagcccctccaagccctagggcgcagccaagggggagaggacttggactccaagtccaatcctattcctactaggactttttcctttccctagccacatgggcttttgaggacttggtgcgcctagcccaataaggctagGGTGCCTCTCCTCaacccatgctagcccttgggtcgtggtggacccacttgtggacttccggaccccttcAGAATTCTCCAGTACCTTCTATAAGTTtcacggtacaataccgaaaaaactgcactTATTTTTAGGAGCCAaaataaatctttacctctcaaccattctgAGACTCtttgtgacatccgggatctcatccgggactccaaacaacatttagTTAGCAATCATCAAATATCCAAATACTACTCtagcatcaacgaacgttaagcgtgcgaccctgcgggttcgggaatcatgtagtcgtgactgagacacctctccagtcaataaccaataaccgggacctggatgcccatattgattcctacatattccatgaaggtCTTTTCtcggttgaaccatgatgtcaagaaTTCGGTttatcccgtatgcaattccctttgtccgacgacatgttacttgcccgagattcataGGTCTACAACGgatcgtcctagaatgcatatggttgaatacaatgatgataattcggacgatgaggttgatgtctatactaCTGAGTTTGTTTGGTCCTCAAAGCCCAAACCCTATACATGCAATGCTCTTAAGCCCATTTGCAAGATCGTGATGATGGGATGAAGTTCACTTTGATATatctaagtgtgatagaatatttgatgccctgttgcaagataagatgattagaatatcacacaccataccgcCGTTTGAGGAGCttaaacggcgtgcttattgcaagtatcataatttattttctcatgctactaacgattgccatgtttttcgacgacagatacaatcggccattaatgacagACGATTGAATTTTGctaagatgcaagttgataaacaacccttCCCTATAAACACCATGGACATGGAGGGAAAAAAATGTTAATTCGGCCTAgcatagccgaatctgctaataaaatAATGTTGTTATTGGTGAATCCAGGAAAGGCAAGGAGGGCGACAAAGTCTTGGGAAGAGAGGTTGTGCTTGATAGGCAACACGATGGTATTGAAGATCACCATAAAAAATCCCGCACTCGGGGGGTAATGATACGTTCATTTtccatcatgtttacctactgttaattattatgtttttatgcataataatgctttgtggagtaattctaatgcctcttctctcataatatgcaaggtcaacacaaagagggagaataccggcagctggaattctgaacccagaaaagctacgtcagagttacctattctgaacatttccaaatgagctgaaaatttacggagaattattttggaatattggagcaaataacgaAAAACTACATTTATAACTACTAGGTTACCAAGTAGTGTTTGATATACACTAAGTAAGTTGATTCACATCCTAAGTACATGTACATTCGAAGTCTCAAGTCGGGTTTGTCCAACTCGATTATTCCCGTCTTCAAGTCCATATATACTACTGGGTTAGTATTTCTATGCCAATGACTTGTCAAATATAGTTATCAACCGAATCATGTACTATTCAAAAGATGTGTGTCCACATAACCTTATCAATTAGGGACCATTAGAACAATTATCGTACAATATCCAATATCATAAACAAaccacatacttattgatacatatcaatGACAAGTTGAACGACAATGCAAACAACTCATGAATACATTAAAGAATAACGTAATCGTGGGACTGCCTCCAGGACATATTTTCAACGACACAAACAATGAGAAGAATTAAAtgaagaataagaaaaaaaaatgGATAGCTGGCTAGCTAGATGCTTACGTCATGTCAACTTGCAACAACCCTCCTGAAAACAGAGCATTGGCATGTACTACAAACCATTACCAGGAGGGAAGGAAAAAAAAATCGACATGATGGAACTACGCTCCCAAATATTAAGGGACCATTGATCATCGATGGATCGGTCTCACTAACTAACAATGATCAACGGCGGAATTGATTAATGGAATCAGGGTGTCTACTACCAAATCTTGGCCCTGCCGCTACCGTTGTGCTTCTTGGAGGTGCCCCGGAAGTCGGCGAGGATCTGCTCAAGGCAGGCCACGGAGCACGGCAGCACGATGGGGCGGTCACCAGGTTTGCCAAACTCCTCCTCAGCCATGTTGAGGAGCTCCCGGAAGGTGTCGCTGGTGAGGCAGCCGATGGGAACGAAGAACCGGCTGCCGTCCCGGGTGTAGGCCGCGAAATGGCCCCGCGGGCACGACGCCACCGTGGCCGCTGCACCAGCGGCGGCCGTAGGGGAGGTGACCTTGCTGCTAGCACTGCCGTGCCATTTCTTGGAGATCTCCACTATCCTCACCATGATCGATCGATAGATAGATGTGTGTCTGTGTTTGTGTGTTGTGTTTCCTGCATTTAGCTTGTGGCCAGTGAGATGTGAAGGTAGCGGGAGCTCAGGTGGGGTATAAATAGATGCTTAGTGTGGCGCTGTGGCGATTCAGGCTGCAGTGGGGCTCTGGCATTTGCATGGAGAGGATTGGGATGGATGGGAGAAGTTAATGAGAAAATTAAAGGAGGGGGCAGATGAGAACATAATTCATCATTGACTGTATTTGTGTGGCGTGTGATGTTGGAACTTTTGGAAGATAGGTATATATGTCAAATTCATCCTGATGATGACAAAAATAGTAAAATGGCAATGTTTCATCAAGCAAGTGAGAATATGTACAACAAATGTTTGTGTATCACTCCATCTGACATCATATTTGCAGTTTCACACACTTATTAATATGGCTAAATAATAGTACTGTTTTACCAAATTTTTCCAGTGATGTTTAGGTGTGTATTGTCAAGCTAGTTACTAGATGATACATCATCAAACCTTTTGTAATTTTAACATGTAATGCTGCTTAATATACAACAACTGGTACGTTTTGTTTTTGAATGCACCATAACAGGTACGTTGAAAACATAATTTGTCGTACGTGTATTCAAACTGTCACGAGTTATTGCGCACGTACATACGTGGCGGAGTTTACTGTATTGAATTCATCGgtgtcccccgcaaaaaaaaaagaatcttCATCGGTGTACAAGTAAAGCCTGCAGAGTACGTACGTCCGGTGCATGGATATTTTTGGGCCCAAAACCTGGCCTCCCTCGCATGTTATACTGTATATCCATATTTGGTATTACAGATAATCAGAAAATAAAATCAACATATAATAATCATGTGGTCATACAGGCAACGGAGGACAGTAGGGCCGTGTGCTTCGCTAGCAAAACCTGGGTCATCTTGGACCACAAATATGCCTAGGACACTTGTCGCGCCAAGGGAGCACATGCATGCAATCAGAACTCCAGATTCCACCCCTCAAAATAATTCCAGATTCCGGGTACGTACGGCAGCATGGTACATTTATCCATGGATATAATATATCccggtactccctccatttcgcAATGCAGCGTATACtaagtttttatttatttatttataagaGTCAAACTTGTTTACATAGCCATTGGCATCTAAAACACTAAATACATAAGATATTGTGATACActttatgatgaatctaatgatactaCTAACTTTGTAGAAGCGAGTGTTGACTTTTTTAAATCTAGTCAAATATACACTTGCTTAACtttaaaaaaattactgttatATGCACTGCTTTCAGTGCTTTGTTAAATAGAGGGAGTATAACTACATGTCTACATGCACGTAGAAAACCATACAGAGAACTTGTACGTACATCGGTCGGATCTAGATAGGACCGGCAGCAACGGCAGAGACACAGCCCACGGGCCGGTGGATGAGACACACATCTCTTTGGTCCTAGTATGCATCATGGCCGCCTGCCAGCTAGGAACAAATGCTAGAGACCGTCGGTACGACACAATATGCAGCATGACTAGTAGGCAATGCTAACTACTAAACTGAATGATCCGTGTCCTCTAGTACCATATTTTAACCATCCAGTGTACGTctgtacatactccctccgttcccaaatataagtctttttaaagattccattaaatgactacatatggagcaaaatgagtggatctatactctaaaatatgttcacatacatccgtatattgtatttcatttaaaatgtctaaaaagacttatatttagaaacggaaggAGTACTATTTTTAGTTGTATGTCTGCATATATTGAGTGTCGACGTTGGATCCATTCTATACAAaagcatgtagcatgtacatg is a window encoding:
- the LOC123041088 gene encoding auxin-responsive protein SAUR36-like, producing the protein MVRIVEISKKWHGSASSKVTSPTAAAGAAATVASCPRGHFAAYTRDGSRFFVPIGCLTSDTFRELLNMAEEEFGKPGDRPIVLPCSVACLEQILADFRGTSKKHNGSGRAKIW